In Crinalium epipsammum PCC 9333, the following are encoded in one genomic region:
- a CDS encoding DUF192 domain-containing protein, which yields MNRPIKVLVTILGIMLLGCSAPSSSQPNQTTTEQLPSPSPVSSTPNQGQKLPFSATAVIAGKTIKLEVAQTQEQQAIGLMYRTSLPDDQGMLFNFNPPQPVAFWMKNTLIPLDMVFLRNGVVQAIAINALPCKSDPCPNYPSSKTIDQVIELRGGLAAELGLKAGDRVTIRAIRN from the coding sequence GTGAATCGTCCGATCAAGGTCTTAGTAACAATATTGGGGATTATGCTGTTGGGATGTTCTGCACCAAGTTCATCTCAACCAAATCAGACAACTACTGAACAGCTACCCTCACCTTCACCTGTGTCATCAACACCAAACCAAGGTCAAAAATTACCATTTTCAGCTACAGCAGTTATAGCAGGTAAAACAATTAAGTTAGAAGTTGCTCAAACGCAAGAGCAACAAGCAATTGGTTTAATGTATCGGACATCTTTACCAGATGACCAAGGTATGCTATTTAATTTTAATCCGCCACAACCTGTGGCTTTTTGGATGAAGAATACCCTGATCCCCTTAGATATGGTATTTTTGCGAAATGGAGTAGTGCAAGCGATCGCTATTAATGCGCTTCCTTGCAAAAGCGATCCTTGTCCTAACTATCCTTCAAGTAAAACTATCGACCAAGTAATTGAACTGCGGGGAGGACTGGCTGCGGAATTAGGGTTGAAGGCAGGCGATCGCGTTACTATTCGAGCAATACGCAATTAA
- a CDS encoding DUF7682 family zinc-binding protein: MSRRKKLFPCGHRGYGQTCHRCLQKSLVLQQKQQQKKQWEQTFAQDPIDLTNLPTHVVLKARSIISALQEQKSYREFGGKRLRHNRLVVSIPVTRNYRMLCHDCGNFLVPKEVLSHEDYNICKPGS; this comes from the coding sequence ATGTCAAGAAGAAAAAAGCTCTTTCCCTGTGGTCATAGAGGATATGGTCAGACCTGCCATCGCTGTCTTCAAAAAAGCTTAGTATTGCAACAAAAACAACAGCAAAAAAAGCAGTGGGAGCAAACTTTCGCCCAAGATCCAATTGATTTAACTAATCTACCCACTCATGTAGTATTAAAAGCACGTTCGATTATTAGTGCATTACAAGAGCAAAAAAGCTATCGAGAATTTGGGGGGAAACGCTTGCGCCATAACCGCTTGGTTGTCAGCATTCCTGTAACACGCAACTATCGAATGCTCTGCCATGACTGCGGTAATTTTCTAGTACCCAAAGAAGTATTGTCACATGAAGACTACAACATTTGTAAACCAGGCAGTTAA
- the nblR gene encoding response regulator transcription factor NblR, whose translation MIVLDQNPCILLVENDEALAQRVSLDLTEAGFTPVIASDAVIGFHQVSELQPAMIVVDRALSGESGLKLCTQIRNTGSRVPMLLLMARDSVEDREACLNAGADDYFLKPYRTEAFLQLIRLYLKPEEGSTEQLRFGELILDLSTRRAMRNNRMIDLTMKEYELLKFLMSHPREVLTREQILENVWGYDFIGESNVIEVYIRYLRLKIEVEGEKRLIQTVRGVGYVLRES comes from the coding sequence ATGATTGTTCTTGACCAGAATCCCTGTATATTGCTGGTAGAAAATGATGAAGCTTTAGCTCAACGAGTCAGTCTAGACTTAACAGAAGCAGGTTTTACACCAGTTATCGCGTCTGATGCTGTGATCGGTTTTCATCAAGTTAGTGAACTTCAACCTGCAATGATAGTTGTCGATCGCGCATTATCAGGCGAATCTGGCTTAAAATTGTGTACTCAAATCAGAAATACAGGCAGCAGAGTCCCTATGCTATTATTAATGGCTCGTGATTCTGTAGAAGATCGAGAAGCTTGTTTAAATGCTGGTGCTGATGATTATTTCCTGAAACCTTATCGGACAGAAGCTTTTTTACAACTAATCCGCCTCTACCTCAAGCCAGAAGAAGGAAGTACTGAACAATTACGCTTTGGGGAACTGATTTTAGATCTTAGTACCCGTAGAGCAATGCGTAATAACCGCATGATTGACCTGACAATGAAAGAGTATGAGTTGTTAAAATTCTTAATGTCTCATCCTCGTGAAGTTTTAACCCGCGAACAAATCTTAGAAAATGTTTGGGGATATGACTTTATCGGCGAGTCAAATGTGATCGAAGTATATATCCGCTACCTGCGCCTGAAAATTGAAGTGGAAGGCGAAAAGCGTTTAATTCAAACAGTGCGTGGTGTTGGCTATGTTTTGCGGGAGAGTTAG
- a CDS encoding cysteine desulfurase family protein, with amino-acid sequence MQVYLDYSATTPPRPEVVAAMQQALTQQWGNPSSLHEWGQRASILVERARLQVAGLLNAPDPESIIFTSGGTEADNLAIMGIARKYVVPQHLIISTVEHSAVSESVRLLEESGWEVTRLPVDVWGRVSETDLKNALQPNTALVSIIYGQSEVGTLQPIASLGKIARDRGVLFHTDAVQVAGKMPIDVQQLPVDMLSISSHKFYGSQGAGALYVRPGIELVPLLAGGGQEMQTRSGTQAVPAIAGFGVAAQLAAQEMELEMHRLIKLRDRLFDQLANNPNLKPTGHPTQRLPHHVSFCITDAGEQLTGKTLVRQLNLAGIAISAGAACNSGKLSPSKVLLEMGYSDREALGAIRLTLGRDTTEADIDWVTMVIQQILARLLPALVLR; translated from the coding sequence ATGCAAGTTTACCTAGATTATAGCGCCACCACTCCACCTAGACCAGAGGTAGTTGCAGCAATGCAACAAGCTCTAACTCAACAGTGGGGCAACCCTTCGAGTTTACATGAGTGGGGGCAACGAGCATCAATATTAGTGGAACGGGCAAGACTACAGGTAGCTGGATTGCTCAACGCGCCCGATCCAGAATCAATTATTTTTACTTCTGGTGGTACAGAAGCGGACAACCTGGCAATTATGGGAATTGCCAGAAAGTACGTCGTACCCCAACATCTAATTATTTCTACTGTGGAACACTCAGCCGTATCAGAATCAGTGCGGTTACTGGAAGAATCGGGTTGGGAAGTAACTCGTTTACCCGTAGATGTTTGGGGAAGGGTGAGCGAAACTGATTTAAAAAATGCTTTGCAACCAAATACAGCATTGGTTTCAATTATTTACGGTCAAAGTGAAGTTGGAACCTTACAACCCATTGCAAGTTTAGGTAAAATTGCCCGCGATCGCGGAGTGCTTTTTCATACTGATGCTGTGCAGGTAGCAGGAAAAATGCCGATAGATGTGCAACAGTTACCTGTAGATATGCTTTCTATTTCTAGCCACAAATTTTATGGTTCTCAAGGTGCTGGGGCGCTGTATGTGCGACCTGGAATAGAGTTAGTACCGTTGTTAGCTGGCGGTGGACAAGAAATGCAAACCCGATCTGGTACTCAAGCTGTCCCTGCGATCGCCGGATTTGGAGTAGCTGCCCAATTAGCTGCCCAAGAAATGGAATTAGAGATGCACCGTTTAATTAAATTGCGCGATCGCTTATTTGATCAACTAGCTAATAACCCTAACTTAAAGCCTACCGGACACCCAACCCAGAGATTACCTCATCATGTTAGTTTCTGCATTACTGATGCTGGTGAACAACTGACAGGTAAAACCTTAGTGCGACAACTAAACCTTGCTGGCATTGCTATTAGTGCTGGCGCTGCTTGCAACAGTGGTAAACTTAGCCCTAGTAAAGTTTTATTAGAAATGGGCTATAGCGATCGCGAAGCTTTGGGAGCAATTCGTCTTACACTAGGGCGTGACACTACTGAAGCAGATATAGATTGGGTAACAATGGTTATTCAGCAAATCTTGGCAAGATTACTACCAGCTTTAGTTTTGCGCTGA
- a CDS encoding DUF655 domain-containing protein — MNRKILAFAAKYLVYLPALNKVFLFNSVKIRLCCALLLALTVNACKAVQSQNYRLKPLPQDPLVQVYFNHSEASGYTEAYRQQKRTGDDLEQIIVDAIANAKSTVDVAVQELRLPKIAQALVDKHQAGVKVRIILENTYSRPWSSFSTNELAQFPQREQQRYQEFKKLVDRNNDGQISSDEINQRDALVMLQNAGIPMIDDTADGSKGSNLMHHKFVVVDGQTLIVTSANFTTSDIHGDFTNPNSQGNANNLVKINSEKLASLFTQEFNLMWGDGAGVQPDSKFGVNKLFRPAQQVKVGITTVTVGFSPTAKTIPWNETTNGLIGETVGQSLQTVDMALFVFSDQLIANILEIDQKRGVKIRALIEPQFAYRSYSEGLDMMGVALSDKCQYEANNYPWQSPINTVGIPQLAQGDLLHHKFAVVDQQIVITGSHNWSEAANTGNDETLLVINSGTVAAHFEREFERLYSTAVKGVPVSVQQKIKAQQQQCPQLAIASSLKSTTQESEKAAQPSPQPKESIDNMGSSTPTATTTPATSVQKINLNTASLEELEALPGVGKKLAERIIEARQQKPFTSLEDLDQISGVGSSLMQKLSDRVTW; from the coding sequence ATGAACAGAAAAATACTTGCTTTTGCTGCAAAGTACTTAGTTTATTTACCTGCTCTCAACAAGGTGTTTCTATTTAATTCTGTCAAAATCCGTTTGTGTTGTGCTTTATTGCTGGCGTTGACTGTTAATGCTTGTAAAGCAGTGCAGTCCCAAAACTACCGCCTCAAGCCATTACCTCAAGATCCGTTAGTTCAAGTTTACTTTAACCATTCAGAAGCATCAGGCTATACAGAGGCTTACCGTCAGCAGAAACGTACAGGGGATGATTTAGAGCAAATAATTGTCGATGCGATCGCCAATGCTAAATCTACTGTAGATGTGGCAGTTCAAGAATTAAGATTACCTAAAATTGCCCAAGCACTGGTTGATAAACATCAAGCTGGAGTCAAGGTAAGGATAATTTTAGAAAATACTTATAGCCGTCCTTGGAGTTCATTTAGTACAAATGAATTAGCACAATTTCCACAGCGAGAACAACAGCGTTACCAAGAATTTAAAAAGCTTGTAGACCGTAACAATGATGGTCAGATAAGCTCAGATGAAATTAATCAAAGGGATGCCTTAGTGATGCTGCAAAATGCAGGTATCCCCATGATTGATGATACGGCTGATGGTTCTAAAGGTAGCAACTTAATGCACCATAAGTTTGTAGTTGTAGATGGGCAAACTTTGATTGTCACTTCAGCTAATTTTACAACTAGCGACATTCACGGCGACTTTACTAATCCTAATAGTCAAGGTAATGCTAACAATTTAGTTAAAATAAACAGTGAGAAATTAGCATCTCTGTTTACCCAAGAATTTAACTTAATGTGGGGTGATGGGGCAGGAGTTCAACCAGATAGTAAGTTTGGCGTTAACAAACTATTTCGCCCAGCCCAGCAGGTTAAAGTCGGAATTACTACCGTTACTGTGGGATTTTCCCCTACTGCTAAAACTATACCTTGGAACGAAACAACCAATGGTTTAATTGGTGAAACTGTGGGTCAATCTCTGCAAACAGTAGATATGGCATTGTTTGTTTTTTCAGATCAGCTTATTGCCAATATTTTAGAAATTGATCAGAAACGAGGTGTAAAAATCCGCGCATTAATTGAGCCACAATTTGCCTATCGGAGCTATAGTGAAGGGCTAGATATGATGGGTGTAGCTTTAAGTGATAAGTGCCAGTATGAAGCAAATAATTATCCTTGGCAATCTCCTATAAATACAGTGGGTATACCTCAGTTAGCACAAGGCGATTTACTGCATCATAAATTTGCAGTTGTAGACCAGCAAATTGTGATTACTGGGTCACATAATTGGTCGGAAGCTGCCAACACTGGTAATGATGAAACTTTGTTAGTAATTAATAGTGGTACTGTTGCTGCTCATTTTGAGCGTGAGTTTGAACGACTTTATAGCACTGCTGTTAAAGGCGTACCAGTGTCAGTACAGCAAAAAATTAAAGCACAGCAACAACAATGTCCCCAATTAGCGATCGCATCTAGTTTAAAATCTACAACCCAGGAGAGCGAGAAAGCAGCGCAACCATCTCCCCAACCCAAAGAAAGTATTGATAACATGGGATCTAGCACTCCTACTGCTACAACTACGCCAGCAACAAGCGTTCAAAAAATTAACTTAAATACTGCTAGTTTGGAAGAATTAGAAGCTTTGCCTGGAGTTGGAAAGAAACTGGCTGAAAGAATTATTGAGGCGCGTCAACAAAAACCTTTTACTTCTTTAGAAGATTTAGACCAAATATCAGGAGTTGGTTCAAGTTTAATGCAAAAATTGAGCGATCGCGTAACTTGGTAA
- a CDS encoding SDR family oxidoreductase: MTLLIVGATGTLGRQIARKALDEGYQVRCLVRSPRKAAFLKEWGAELVQGNICKPETLPPALEGVTAIIDAATARATDSLSIKQVDWDGKVALIQAAVAAGVKRYIFFSILDAEKYTHVPLMEIKRCTELFLAESGLNYTILRPCGFLQGLIGQYAIPILDNQAVWVTGDTSPMAYMDTQDVAKFAVRALSVPETEKQTFPVVGTRAWGAYEIIRLCERQSGREAKVTRLPLGVLRTVRGITRFFEWGWNIADRLSFAEVIATGKPLDAPMDDVYRVFGIDPKETTTLEAYLQEYFGRILKKLKELDTEKAKKKKSKRKLTF, encoded by the coding sequence ATGACTTTATTAATCGTTGGTGCTACTGGTACTTTAGGAAGACAAATAGCGCGTAAAGCTTTGGATGAAGGCTATCAAGTCCGTTGCTTAGTACGGAGTCCTAGAAAGGCTGCTTTTTTAAAAGAATGGGGTGCGGAGTTAGTACAGGGTAATATTTGTAAACCGGAAACTTTGCCACCAGCCCTTGAGGGTGTTACAGCTATTATTGATGCTGCTACTGCAAGAGCTACAGACTCACTTAGTATTAAACAGGTAGACTGGGACGGTAAAGTTGCACTGATTCAAGCTGCTGTAGCAGCAGGGGTTAAACGGTATATTTTCTTCTCAATTCTGGATGCTGAGAAGTATACCCATGTACCGCTAATGGAAATCAAGCGGTGTACAGAACTTTTCTTAGCTGAATCAGGATTAAATTACACAATTTTACGTCCTTGTGGCTTTTTGCAAGGGTTAATTGGTCAATATGCAATTCCTATATTAGATAATCAAGCTGTTTGGGTAACTGGTGATACCTCACCAATGGCTTATATGGATACCCAAGATGTTGCTAAATTTGCTGTACGTGCTTTATCTGTTCCAGAAACGGAAAAGCAGACTTTTCCCGTTGTAGGTACTCGTGCTTGGGGTGCTTATGAAATTATCCGCTTATGTGAGCGTCAGTCTGGGCGAGAGGCTAAGGTGACACGCTTACCTTTGGGTGTATTGCGTACTGTGCGGGGAATAACGCGGTTTTTTGAGTGGGGATGGAATATTGCTGATAGGTTATCTTTTGCTGAAGTTATAGCTACTGGGAAACCGTTGGATGCGCCGATGGATGATGTTTATCGCGTGTTTGGGATAGATCCAAAAGAAACTACTACTTTAGAGGCTTACTTGCAAGAGTATTTTGGTAGAATTTTGAAGAAGCTGAAAGAATTGGATACGGAAAAAGCTAAAAAGAAGAAGTCAAAAAGAAAGCTGACTTTTTAA
- a CDS encoding NAD(+) kinase: protein MPKAGIIYNDVKPIACRIATELRDKLKSCGWDVCMATGEGGILGYSQPDRPVCHTAIESLAPPGFDADMSFAIVLGGDGTVLAAFRQVAPCGIPLLTVNTGHMGFLTEVYLNELSKAIASVVAGEYEVEERAMLSVKLVRDDYMLWEALCLNEMVIHREPLTSMCHFEVVVGRHAMVDIAADGIIVSTPTGSTAYSLSAGGPVVAPGVAALQLVPICPHSLASRALVFADTEPVTIYPAITNRLVMVVDGNAGCYVLPEDQVHLERSRYNARFIRLQSPEFFKILREKLGWGLPHIAKPTSVELP from the coding sequence GTGCCGAAAGCAGGCATTATCTATAACGATGTTAAACCAATAGCTTGTCGAATCGCTACGGAGTTGCGAGACAAGCTGAAATCCTGTGGTTGGGATGTTTGTATGGCTACGGGAGAGGGGGGGATTTTAGGTTATTCTCAACCTGATCGTCCAGTTTGCCATACAGCGATTGAATCTTTGGCTCCTCCAGGTTTTGATGCGGACATGAGTTTCGCGATCGTTTTAGGAGGGGATGGGACGGTGTTGGCGGCTTTCCGTCAGGTAGCGCCTTGTGGAATTCCTCTGTTGACGGTGAATACTGGTCACATGGGTTTTCTGACGGAAGTTTATCTCAATGAGTTGTCAAAAGCGATCGCAAGTGTTGTTGCTGGTGAGTATGAAGTAGAAGAACGGGCAATGCTTTCGGTGAAGCTAGTTCGTGATGATTATATGCTGTGGGAAGCATTATGTCTTAATGAAATGGTGATTCATCGGGAACCGTTGACGAGTATGTGCCATTTTGAGGTGGTGGTGGGTCGCCATGCGATGGTGGATATTGCGGCAGATGGGATAATTGTGTCAACGCCAACGGGTTCGACGGCTTATTCTTTGAGTGCTGGAGGTCCAGTTGTAGCGCCTGGTGTAGCTGCTTTACAGTTGGTTCCTATTTGTCCACATTCTTTGGCTTCTCGCGCTTTGGTGTTTGCGGATACTGAACCTGTAACTATTTATCCAGCTATTACTAATCGTTTGGTGATGGTGGTTGATGGGAATGCAGGGTGTTATGTGTTGCCAGAAGATCAGGTACATTTAGAGCGATCGCGCTATAATGCTCGGTTTATTAGGTTACAATCGCCGGAGTTTTTCAAGATTTTACGGGAAAAGTTAGGTTGGGGTTTGCCTCATATTGCCAAGCCTACTTCTGTAGAGTTGCCGTAG
- a CDS encoding DUF2949 domain-containing protein, translating to MMQSASYSKLVRFLQEDLHISSSSMAIAFKYIEQDPGPLPMILWRYGLVTLEQLDRIYDWMETA from the coding sequence ATGATGCAATCTGCAAGCTATTCTAAATTGGTGCGATTTTTACAGGAAGATTTACATATATCTTCATCTTCGATGGCGATCGCCTTTAAATATATAGAACAAGATCCTGGACCTTTACCGATGATTCTGTGGCGGTATGGTTTAGTCACGCTGGAGCAATTAGACCGAATTTACGATTGGATGGAAACAGCTTAA
- the petM gene encoding cytochrome b6-f complex subunit PetM — MAGEIFNAAILSSTLILVGLGLGFLLLKIQGGEE; from the coding sequence ATGGCAGGTGAGATTTTTAATGCAGCAATTTTGTCCTCAACTTTGATTTTAGTCGGCTTAGGCTTAGGCTTTTTGTTACTTAAAATCCAAGGCGGCGAGGAATAA